The Shewanella mangrovisoli genome has a window encoding:
- a CDS encoding sensor histidine kinase, producing the protein MLPMTPKAKQRLLMTIVLLAGLFAILKLTYWVHFHQGKIEIQQQSERQLKELVSFLDGALSRYESIPHVLSTNPMLANVLNDQQNPKKVQELNLYLEEIQHVTEASDIYLIDALGIAIAASNWQQPFSFIGKDYSFRPYYTDAISGNLGRYYAVGTSSDKRGFYFSYPIYQQGAKGILGAIIVKVDIADIEQQSTSIAMAGQYQFLISDPDDIVFISSVDEWRLASLTPLTQAKQYALNASKRYAERPIGELLIKPQYQEDSLSNGHIYQIRSGNSQAQYMDTHHLMTKAGWRVHILAPMKPLLESMPALMLLSASIYLLLALGLLFSSERRRNLQRMQLAQSLLEQRVEERTQDLQQANDRLKDTQDELIQAAKLTVIGSLSASINHELNQPLAALRSYAQNTQTFLARNMPDKASDNLKIIIELTDRLADIVGQFKSFTRKSQGTDSATDLKGCIKQALTIVQPEIDKQGVELDVLLPEGQYQVWGDKVRLQQVFVNIMSNAIVAMQQSSKRTLSIRVNCADKFCISIQDSGPGVRESQMEKIFEPYFTTSERTGLGLGLSISQRIIESMQGQINVANAEDGGAIFHIILPIYLAEERQSS; encoded by the coding sequence ATGTTGCCTATGACGCCCAAGGCCAAACAACGTCTTTTAATGACCATAGTGCTACTTGCGGGCTTATTTGCCATCTTAAAATTGACCTATTGGGTGCACTTTCATCAGGGCAAAATTGAAATACAACAACAATCCGAGCGACAACTCAAAGAGCTGGTCAGCTTCTTAGATGGCGCCCTATCGCGCTACGAGAGTATCCCCCACGTACTTTCAACTAACCCTATGCTCGCCAATGTCTTAAACGATCAACAAAACCCCAAGAAGGTACAAGAGCTCAACCTATATTTGGAAGAAATTCAGCATGTGACTGAGGCATCCGATATCTATCTTATCGACGCCCTCGGCATTGCGATTGCCGCCAGCAACTGGCAGCAGCCTTTTTCGTTTATCGGCAAAGACTACTCCTTCAGACCCTATTACACCGATGCGATTTCGGGCAATTTAGGCCGCTACTATGCGGTGGGCACCAGTTCGGATAAACGTGGCTTTTACTTCTCTTACCCTATTTATCAGCAAGGCGCCAAAGGCATTCTGGGCGCCATTATTGTAAAAGTGGATATCGCCGATATCGAGCAGCAAAGCACCAGCATTGCGATGGCTGGCCAATATCAATTCTTAATCAGCGACCCCGACGATATTGTATTTATCTCCAGTGTCGATGAATGGCGCTTAGCCTCACTCACACCGCTGACTCAGGCCAAACAATATGCCTTAAATGCCTCAAAACGTTACGCGGAGCGGCCGATTGGTGAATTACTGATAAAGCCACAATATCAAGAAGATAGCCTAAGTAACGGCCATATCTACCAAATTCGCTCCGGCAACAGTCAGGCGCAATATATGGATACCCATCATTTGATGACCAAGGCGGGTTGGCGGGTGCATATTCTGGCGCCGATGAAACCCCTGCTCGAATCCATGCCCGCACTGATGCTGTTATCGGCCTCTATCTACTTGTTGCTCGCCTTAGGCTTACTCTTTAGTAGCGAGCGGCGCCGCAACTTGCAACGTATGCAACTCGCCCAGAGTTTACTGGAGCAAAGGGTGGAAGAGCGCACCCAAGATCTGCAACAGGCCAATGATCGCCTCAAGGACACTCAGGATGAACTTATTCAGGCGGCTAAGTTGACCGTGATAGGTAGCCTATCCGCCAGTATCAACCACGAGCTGAATCAGCCCTTGGCCGCACTGCGCAGTTATGCGCAAAATACCCAAACCTTCCTCGCTCGCAATATGCCGGATAAAGCCTCTGATAATCTTAAAATTATTATCGAGCTGACCGACCGATTAGCCGATATTGTCGGCCAATTTAAGAGTTTTACCCGTAAGAGCCAAGGCACGGATAGTGCGACCGATCTTAAGGGCTGTATCAAACAAGCCCTGACCATAGTCCAGCCCGAAATCGACAAGCAAGGGGTTGAGCTCGATGTGCTGTTGCCCGAAGGCCAATATCAGGTCTGGGGTGATAAAGTGCGATTGCAGCAAGTGTTTGTGAATATTATGAGCAACGCGATTGTCGCCATGCAGCAATCTTCAAAACGGACACTGAGTATTAGGGTAAACTGTGCGGACAAGTTCTGTATCAGTATTCAGGACTCAGGCCCCGGGGTGCGCGAGAGCCAGATGGAGAAGATTTTCGAGCCCTATTTCACCACCAGCGAGCGTACAGGGCTTGGCCTGGGTTTATCCATTTCCCAGCGCATTATCGAGTCTATGCAGGGGCAAATTAATGTTGCCAATGCCGAGGACGGCGGCGCGATTTTCCATATTATTTTACCGATTTATTTAGCCGAGGAACGTCAGTCATCATGA
- the gltX gene encoding glutamate--tRNA ligase, protein MTTKTRFAPSPTGFLHVGGARTALYSWLQARANNGEFVLRIEDTDIERSTQAACDAILEGMNWLGLTWDEGPYYQTKRFDRYNEIIAQMLEQGTAYKCYCSRERIDALREAQAANGEAQKYDGCCRDLPARDTDEPFVVRFKNPIGGSVVFDDHVRGRIEFSNDALDDLIIARTDGVPTYNFCVVVDDWDMGITCVVRGEDHINNTPRQINILKALGAPIPEYAHVSMILGDDGAKLSKRHGAVSVMQYRDDGYLPEALLNYLVRLGWSHGDQEVFSLEEMKQLFKLDDINKAPSAFNTEKLVWLNQHYIKTLDPEYVASHLQWHMDDQKIDTSNGPALSAVVTALAERAKTLKELAASSRYFYEDFAEFDAEQAKKHLRGVALEPLQLVQQKLAALTEWTVEAIHQAIEATATELEVGMGKVGMPLRVAVTGAGQSPGLDITLFLIGKARSEQRISKAIEFVADRINS, encoded by the coding sequence ATGACAACTAAGACGCGTTTTGCCCCCAGCCCAACAGGCTTTTTGCACGTGGGCGGTGCCCGTACTGCTCTTTATTCTTGGTTACAAGCCCGTGCCAATAATGGTGAGTTTGTTTTACGTATCGAAGATACGGATATTGAACGTTCTACTCAGGCGGCCTGTGATGCCATTTTAGAGGGCATGAACTGGTTAGGTCTGACGTGGGATGAGGGCCCGTACTATCAAACTAAGCGTTTTGATCGTTATAACGAAATCATCGCGCAGATGTTAGAGCAGGGCACAGCTTATAAATGTTATTGCTCGCGTGAACGTATCGATGCTTTAAGAGAAGCACAAGCGGCAAATGGCGAAGCCCAAAAATACGATGGTTGCTGCCGTGACTTGCCGGCGCGTGACACTGACGAGCCTTTTGTTGTGCGTTTCAAAAACCCCATCGGCGGTTCAGTGGTGTTTGATGACCATGTTCGTGGTCGTATCGAATTCTCAAACGATGCATTAGATGATCTGATCATTGCCCGTACCGATGGCGTTCCGACTTATAACTTCTGTGTGGTTGTCGACGATTGGGATATGGGGATCACTTGTGTGGTTCGTGGTGAAGACCATATCAACAACACCCCACGTCAAATCAACATCCTTAAAGCATTAGGCGCACCTATTCCTGAATATGCCCACGTGTCGATGATTTTAGGTGATGATGGAGCCAAGTTATCTAAGCGCCATGGTGCGGTAAGCGTAATGCAATACCGTGATGATGGTTATCTGCCTGAAGCACTGCTTAACTACTTAGTTCGCTTAGGTTGGTCACATGGCGATCAAGAAGTGTTCTCTTTAGAAGAAATGAAGCAGCTCTTTAAGTTAGACGACATCAACAAAGCGCCTTCTGCCTTTAATACCGAGAAACTGGTTTGGTTAAACCAACACTATATTAAGACGCTCGATCCTGAATATGTGGCGTCGCACTTACAATGGCATATGGACGATCAAAAGATCGATACCTCAAATGGCCCTGCGTTATCTGCGGTAGTGACGGCTCTGGCTGAACGCGCTAAGACCTTAAAAGAGTTAGCCGCTTCTAGCCGCTACTTCTATGAGGACTTCGCAGAGTTCGATGCCGAGCAAGCGAAAAAGCACTTACGTGGTGTCGCGCTTGAGCCATTGCAATTAGTGCAACAAAAACTGGCAGCATTAACTGAGTGGACTGTTGAAGCTATCCACCAAGCGATTGAAGCCACCGCGACCGAATTAGAAGTCGGTATGGGTAAAGTAGGTATGCCTTTACGTGTCGCTGTGACAGGTGCTGGGCAGTCTCCTGGCTTAGATATCACCTTATTCTTAATAGGAAAGGCGCGTTCTGAGCAAAGAATATCCAAAGCGATTGAATTTGTAGCAGATAGAATAAATTCCTAA
- a CDS encoding TRAP transporter substrate-binding protein: MTLNQQMGITRPLKTVAKMLALASVFATSFNVFAAPVEIKFSHVVAENTPKGQMALKFKELVEQRLPGEYTVSVFPNSQLFGDNNELAALLLNDVQFVAPSLSKFERYTKRLQVFDLPFLFNDMDAVNRFQQGEAGQALLNSMSRKGIVGLGYLHNGMKQFSANTPLKQPSDAKGLKFRVMASDVLAAQFDAVGAIPVKKPFSEVFTLLQTRAIDGQENTWSNTYSQKFYEVQSQITESNHGVLDYMVVTSDAFWKSLPADKRKVIKEALDESIALGNKIAAEKDNEDKQLILDSKRSQLVTLTPDERQKWIDVMKPVWAKFEDQVGKDVIEAAVAANKQ, encoded by the coding sequence ATGACATTGAATCAACAAATGGGTATCACACGTCCATTAAAAACCGTCGCAAAAATGCTGGCACTGGCCTCAGTGTTTGCGACCAGCTTTAACGTGTTTGCGGCGCCCGTTGAAATCAAGTTCTCCCACGTGGTTGCAGAAAATACGCCAAAGGGTCAAATGGCGTTGAAGTTTAAAGAACTCGTTGAGCAACGTTTACCTGGTGAATATACGGTCAGTGTATTCCCTAACTCACAGTTATTTGGGGATAACAACGAGTTAGCGGCACTGCTGTTAAACGACGTGCAATTTGTCGCGCCTTCTCTCTCAAAATTTGAACGTTATACCAAACGCCTACAGGTTTTCGACCTGCCATTCCTGTTTAATGACATGGATGCAGTAAACCGTTTCCAACAAGGTGAAGCCGGTCAAGCACTGCTGAACTCAATGAGCCGTAAAGGTATTGTCGGTTTAGGTTATCTGCACAATGGTATGAAGCAGTTTTCTGCTAACACACCACTGAAACAACCTTCTGATGCTAAAGGCTTAAAATTCCGTGTAATGGCATCTGACGTATTAGCCGCCCAGTTTGATGCTGTGGGCGCCATTCCTGTGAAGAAACCATTCTCTGAAGTGTTTACCCTGCTGCAAACCCGTGCGATCGACGGTCAAGAAAACACTTGGTCTAACACCTACTCACAAAAATTCTATGAAGTTCAAAGCCAAATCACCGAAAGTAACCACGGCGTGCTGGACTACATGGTCGTAACCTCTGACGCCTTCTGGAAGAGCTTACCAGCGGATAAACGTAAAGTGATCAAAGAAGCCTTAGATGAATCTATCGCTTTAGGTAACAAGATCGCCGCTGAAAAAGATAACGAAGACAAGCAATTAATCCTTGATTCTAAACGTTCGCAACTGGTGACCTTAACGCCAGATGAGCGTCAAAAATGGATTGATGTAATGAAACCTGTTTGGGCGAAATTTGAAGACCAAGTAGGTAAAGATGTGATTGAAGCCGCTGTTGCTGCAAATAAACAATAA
- a CDS encoding TRAP transporter small permease — MISRIFGYFEEGVLNLLITLMTLLVFTEVVARFFFNTGFLWIQELTLTLCGWFVLFGMSYGVKVGAHIGVDAFVKNLPPKAKKITSLVTALICLAYCGLFLKGSWEYLSQMYQIGVPMEDIHFPKFLLNSLDPDFAWNTLKIDVEDGAVPIWLSQSILLIGFSMLTWRFLELFIAILRNQVSGFQFADEAKESMHLIDEGAQHAQQETDNKEAK; from the coding sequence GTGATATCGCGAATTTTTGGTTACTTTGAAGAAGGGGTGCTCAACCTCTTAATCACCTTAATGACACTCTTAGTGTTCACAGAGGTAGTGGCGCGGTTTTTCTTCAATACCGGTTTTTTATGGATCCAAGAACTGACCTTAACCCTTTGTGGTTGGTTTGTGCTTTTTGGTATGTCCTATGGGGTGAAAGTCGGTGCTCACATCGGTGTTGATGCGTTTGTAAAAAATCTGCCCCCTAAGGCTAAAAAGATCACTTCCCTAGTGACGGCATTGATTTGCTTAGCTTATTGCGGACTATTTTTAAAAGGTAGCTGGGAATATCTGTCACAGATGTACCAAATCGGCGTACCGATGGAAGATATTCACTTTCCTAAGTTCCTGTTAAACAGCTTAGATCCCGACTTTGCTTGGAACACCTTAAAGATTGATGTCGAAGACGGCGCTGTGCCTATTTGGTTATCCCAAAGCATTCTATTGATTGGTTTTAGCATGTTGACTTGGCGTTTCTTAGAACTCTTTATCGCCATCCTACGCAACCAAGTTTCTGGATTCCAATTTGCCGACGAAGCGAAAGAAAGCATGCATTTAATTGACGAAGGTGCTCAGCACGCACAACAAGAAACAGACAATAAGGAAGCGAAGTAA
- a CDS encoding ABC transporter ATP-binding protein, whose translation MFKRFESWVEALPDGEPTKPPTGVYAFCRHYTKGYELPLILMSVLTALIAMLEVSLFGFMGQLVDWLVKKSPETLFQDEGSTLLLMGLMVLVVMPLLVLFHALIMHQTLLGNYPMSIRWLAHRYLLKQSVSFYQNDFAGRIATKVMQTSLAVRETVMKLLDVLVYILVYFTSMLVMVASADVRLVIPMLIWLALYIGLQWYFVPRLKTVSTEQADARSTMTGRIVDSYTNITTVKLFAHTDKEAEYAKASMRSFLDTVYRQMRLVTGISVSVQVINYMLAFSIAAVSILLWSDNAISVGAIAIAVSLALRLNGMSQWIMWEISSLFENIGTVTDGMNTLSKTTLIQDSPNANTLVVEQGRIDFNQVSFHYGEETGVIEDLNLNIKAGEKVGLVGRSGAGKSTLVNLLMRFYDVEKGQICIDGQDIKAVKQDSLRSQIGMVTQDTSLLHRTIRENILYGNPDASETQLEHAIKQAQAHDFINELTDPNGNHGLDAQVGERGVKLSGGQRQRIAIARVLLKNAPILLLDEATSALDSEVEAAIQESLYELMQGKTVIAIAHRLSTIAAMDRLIVLDQGRIVEQGTHQELIAAGGIYAQLWAHQTGGFLGVE comes from the coding sequence ATGTTTAAACGATTTGAATCTTGGGTTGAAGCCCTGCCCGATGGCGAACCAACCAAGCCGCCCACGGGGGTGTATGCGTTCTGCCGCCATTACACTAAGGGCTATGAATTACCGCTTATCTTAATGTCAGTGCTGACGGCATTAATCGCCATGCTCGAAGTCTCGCTCTTTGGCTTTATGGGGCAATTAGTCGATTGGTTAGTGAAAAAAAGCCCTGAGACGCTCTTTCAAGATGAGGGCTCAACGCTGTTATTAATGGGGCTGATGGTCCTAGTGGTGATGCCATTATTAGTGCTATTCCATGCGCTGATCATGCATCAAACCTTGCTGGGTAATTATCCCATGTCGATTCGTTGGCTTGCGCACCGCTATCTGCTCAAGCAAAGCGTGTCCTTCTATCAAAATGATTTTGCTGGCCGTATTGCCACTAAAGTGATGCAAACTTCCCTTGCGGTACGCGAAACCGTCATGAAACTGCTCGATGTGCTGGTATACATTTTAGTATATTTCACCTCCATGCTGGTGATGGTGGCCAGTGCCGATGTGCGTCTGGTGATCCCCATGCTGATCTGGCTAGCGCTCTATATCGGTTTACAGTGGTATTTTGTGCCTAGGCTGAAAACGGTTTCGACTGAACAAGCCGATGCGCGCTCGACAATGACAGGACGCATTGTCGACAGTTACACCAATATCACCACGGTGAAACTCTTCGCCCATACGGATAAAGAAGCCGAGTATGCCAAGGCAAGTATGCGCAGTTTCCTCGACACTGTGTACCGCCAGATGCGCCTCGTTACGGGGATCAGTGTCAGTGTGCAGGTGATTAACTATATGCTCGCCTTCAGCATTGCCGCTGTGTCTATCCTGCTCTGGAGTGACAATGCCATCTCTGTTGGAGCGATTGCAATTGCCGTGAGTTTAGCGCTGCGTCTCAATGGTATGTCGCAATGGATCATGTGGGAAATCAGTTCGTTATTTGAAAATATCGGCACTGTGACCGATGGGATGAACACCCTTTCCAAAACAACACTGATCCAAGATTCGCCCAATGCCAACACTTTAGTGGTTGAGCAAGGACGTATCGATTTTAATCAGGTGAGCTTCCATTACGGCGAAGAAACCGGTGTTATCGAAGATCTGAACCTCAATATCAAAGCGGGCGAAAAAGTCGGACTCGTTGGCCGCTCGGGCGCGGGTAAGTCCACCCTAGTGAACCTATTGATGCGTTTTTACGATGTTGAGAAAGGCCAAATTTGTATCGATGGCCAAGATATTAAAGCGGTCAAGCAGGACTCACTGCGCTCACAGATTGGGATGGTGACCCAAGATACGTCTCTACTGCATCGCACTATTCGGGAGAATATTCTTTACGGTAATCCTGATGCAAGCGAAACCCAGCTCGAGCATGCAATAAAACAGGCTCAGGCCCATGACTTTATTAATGAACTGACCGATCCTAATGGCAACCATGGCTTAGATGCACAAGTGGGTGAACGTGGGGTTAAGCTCTCCGGCGGACAGAGACAGCGTATCGCGATTGCTCGGGTACTATTGAAAAATGCGCCGATTTTACTGCTCGATGAGGCGACTTCTGCCTTGGACTCCGAAGTGGAAGCTGCGATTCAGGAAAGCTTGTACGAATTGATGCAAGGAAAGACTGTGATCGCGATTGCCCATAGATTGTCCACTATCGCGGCGATGGACAGATTAATCGTGCTCGATCAAGGTCGTATTGTCGAGCAAGGCACCCATCAAGAGTTAATTGCCGCAGGCGGTATCTATGCCCAGCTTTGGGCGCATCAAACTGGTGGCTTCCTCGGGGTTGAGTAG
- a CDS encoding sigma-54-dependent transcriptional regulator, with translation MSLPNSIQDYSVLIIDDEPHIGTVLVQLFELEGIKAFATTDPKGIAKLLDRDWAGVVISDVNMPQLDGISLMQQIRQQDPDLPVVLLTGFGDIAMAVNALKQGAYDFLEKPFNNEHMLDVVKRALDKRSLTLENRKLKKELESHNVPGPRILGHSVGILRMRHIIDQVIDTPADVLIEGETGTGKELVARYLHDHSSRNQANFVAINCGAIPENLIESELFGAEAGAFTGVDKLRIGKFEYANGGTLFLDEIESTPLSLQVKLLRVLEDRKVERLGSNKSIHLDIRVIAATKVDLKSLCDTGEFRQDLLYRLNLVTVPIPPLRDRREDIPLLFLHFARMASARYHKALIALNAEQNAILTSHDWPGNVRELRNLAERYVLLGGEAAFAGSLGNAPSLHTSMSLLQRVEFFERVLIEEALSHNKGSIKQTMEQLELPRKTLYDKMRKYDLDRKQYINADE, from the coding sequence ATGAGTCTGCCCAATTCAATTCAAGACTATAGCGTACTGATCATCGACGATGAGCCCCATATTGGCACAGTGTTAGTCCAACTGTTTGAGCTGGAAGGCATTAAAGCCTTCGCCACTACCGATCCCAAAGGGATTGCCAAATTACTCGACAGGGACTGGGCGGGCGTGGTGATTTCCGATGTGAATATGCCGCAACTCGATGGCATCAGCCTGATGCAACAAATTCGCCAGCAAGATCCCGATTTACCCGTCGTGCTGCTCACAGGCTTTGGCGATATCGCCATGGCGGTCAATGCCTTAAAACAAGGCGCCTACGATTTTCTCGAAAAACCCTTTAACAACGAACACATGCTAGATGTGGTGAAGCGCGCCCTAGATAAACGCAGCCTCACCCTAGAGAACCGTAAATTAAAGAAAGAGTTAGAAAGCCATAACGTGCCTGGGCCAAGAATATTAGGCCACAGTGTCGGCATTTTGCGCATGCGCCATATCATAGACCAAGTAATCGACACCCCCGCCGATGTGCTTATCGAAGGTGAAACGGGTACGGGTAAGGAATTGGTCGCCCGCTATCTGCACGACCACAGCAGTCGCAATCAAGCTAACTTTGTCGCCATTAACTGCGGCGCGATTCCCGAGAACTTGATTGAGAGCGAACTCTTTGGCGCCGAAGCCGGAGCCTTTACCGGTGTCGATAAACTGCGTATCGGTAAGTTTGAGTATGCCAACGGCGGCACACTCTTTTTAGATGAAATCGAAAGCACGCCACTGTCGTTACAGGTCAAACTGCTGCGGGTACTCGAAGATCGCAAAGTCGAACGCTTAGGCTCCAATAAGAGCATTCATTTGGATATTCGGGTCATTGCCGCCACTAAAGTGGATTTAAAGTCCCTGTGCGACACCGGAGAGTTTCGCCAAGACCTGCTCTATCGCTTAAATCTGGTGACAGTGCCGATTCCGCCACTCAGGGATCGCCGCGAAGATATTCCCTTATTATTCTTACATTTTGCCCGTATGGCTTCTGCGCGTTATCACAAGGCACTGATTGCCCTCAATGCCGAGCAGAATGCCATCCTCACCTCCCACGACTGGCCAGGTAATGTGCGTGAGCTGCGAAATCTGGCAGAACGTTATGTGTTACTCGGTGGTGAAGCGGCCTTCGCCGGCAGCTTAGGTAATGCACCGAGCCTGCATACCAGCATGTCGCTGCTGCAACGGGTCGAGTTTTTTGAGCGAGTATTGATAGAAGAGGCCTTAAGCCATAACAAGGGCAGCATTAAGCAAACCATGGAGCAACTCGAACTGCCCCGCAAAACCTTGTACGACAAGATGCGTAAGTACGATTTAGACCGCAAACAATATATCAACGCTGACGAGTAG
- a CDS encoding TRAP transporter large permease, translating to MAIATLFTALLVCMFLGMPIAIALGFSSMLTILFFSNDSLASVALKLYESSSEHYTLLAIPFFILSSAFLSTGGVARRIIDFAMDSIGHIRGGLAMASVMACMLFAAVSGSSPATVAAIGSIVIVGMVKAGYPEKFAAGVITTSGTLGILIPPSIVMLVYAAATEVSAARMFMAGLIPGLMMGFLLMIVIYIVARFKNLPSRPFPGFKQLGISSAKALGGLALILIVLGSIYGGVASPTEASAVACMYAYLIAVFGYRDIGPLKNVVWRNANEPIPSAIVRNLGHMVLGLIKTPVDKEIRHVVRDGAKVSIMLLFIIANAMLFAHVLTTERIPHIIAEYIVGMGLPAWGFLIIVNLLLLAAGNFMEPSAIVLIMAPILFPIATQLGIDPIHLGIIMVVNMEIGMLTPPVGLNLFVTAGITGRSIGWVIQSVLPWLALMLAFLALITYVPQISLFLPELLDKLNGY from the coding sequence ATGGCCATTGCGACCCTCTTTACTGCCCTACTCGTCTGTATGTTTTTAGGTATGCCTATCGCGATTGCGTTAGGTTTCTCGAGCATGCTGACGATTTTATTCTTCTCCAACGATTCCCTCGCCTCTGTGGCGTTAAAACTTTATGAGTCATCGTCAGAGCACTATACCCTGCTGGCGATCCCTTTCTTTATTCTGTCCTCAGCCTTCCTATCAACGGGTGGAGTGGCGCGGCGGATCATCGACTTTGCGATGGACAGTATCGGCCATATCCGTGGCGGTTTAGCCATGGCTTCTGTGATGGCCTGTATGTTGTTTGCTGCGGTGTCAGGTTCTTCCCCTGCAACTGTGGCCGCTATTGGCTCTATCGTTATTGTCGGCATGGTGAAAGCGGGCTACCCCGAAAAATTTGCCGCTGGTGTAATTACCACTTCAGGCACCTTAGGGATTTTGATCCCACCTTCTATCGTGATGCTAGTGTATGCGGCGGCAACGGAAGTCTCGGCAGCCAGAATGTTTATGGCGGGCTTAATCCCAGGTCTGATGATGGGCTTCCTGCTGATGATAGTGATTTATATCGTCGCTCGTTTTAAGAATCTGCCATCACGTCCCTTCCCCGGCTTTAAACAACTGGGAATTTCCAGTGCCAAAGCCTTAGGTGGTCTGGCGCTGATCCTTATCGTATTAGGTTCAATCTACGGCGGTGTAGCCAGTCCAACCGAAGCCTCTGCCGTGGCATGTATGTATGCCTATCTCATTGCGGTATTTGGTTATCGCGATATTGGTCCATTGAAAAATGTCGTATGGCGTAACGCTAACGAGCCCATCCCCAGCGCGATTGTCCGTAACTTAGGTCATATGGTACTCGGGCTGATTAAAACCCCAGTCGACAAAGAAATCCGCCATGTAGTGCGTGACGGGGCAAAGGTCAGCATTATGTTGCTGTTTATCATTGCCAACGCCATGCTATTCGCCCACGTGCTAACCACTGAGCGTATTCCCCATATTATTGCCGAATACATTGTTGGCATGGGCTTACCCGCTTGGGGCTTCTTAATCATTGTTAACTTATTGCTGTTAGCGGCGGGTAACTTTATGGAGCCATCGGCCATCGTGTTGATTATGGCGCCAATTCTGTTCCCGATTGCGACTCAGTTAGGTATCGATCCTATCCACTTAGGTATCATCATGGTAGTGAACATGGAGATTGGCATGCTGACGCCGCCGGTGGGGCTTAACCTCTTCGTCACGGCGGGGATCACTGGCCGCAGCATCGGTTGGGTGATCCAATCAGTACTGCCTTGGCTAGCACTGATGTTAGCCTTCTTGGCGCTTATCACCTACGTGCCACAGATTTCCCTGTTCTTGCCGGAATTACTGGATAAGCTCAACGGATATTAA